The following coding sequences are from one Gemmatimonadota bacterium window:
- the pilO gene encoding type 4a pilus biogenesis protein PilO, whose translation MADTPKTTPILLGLIALVVGYAGWSGDGLNLLGIEGLRARSAHAAALQDTLTGLEAQIDTAKRDLAKESVEDVKKRAAAFSSSLQILRALVPEQREVANLLDDIQIRAKVRGVNVADFTVLPTSEGPAPFDTYAYQMAVIGRYHQVGSFLTDVASLRRIMVSSDVKLAAADMARAKALGDTTAMIEARFTIRTYVKAKVDSTATEAPDAQ comes from the coding sequence ATGGCCGACACACCGAAGACCACCCCCATCCTGCTGGGCCTGATCGCCCTCGTGGTCGGTTATGCCGGCTGGAGTGGCGACGGACTCAATCTCCTCGGGATCGAGGGATTGCGAGCCCGGAGCGCCCACGCCGCGGCGCTGCAGGACACGCTGACGGGGCTTGAAGCGCAGATCGACACCGCCAAGCGCGACCTCGCCAAGGAGTCCGTCGAGGACGTGAAGAAGCGGGCAGCCGCCTTCAGTTCCTCGCTGCAGATTCTCCGCGCCCTGGTGCCGGAGCAGCGCGAAGTGGCGAACCTGCTCGACGACATCCAGATCCGCGCCAAGGTGCGTGGCGTCAACGTCGCCGACTTCACCGTGCTGCCGACCTCGGAAGGCCCGGCGCCGTTCGACACCTATGCCTATCAGATGGCCGTGATCGGCCGCTACCACCAGGTCGGCTCCTTCCTCACCGACGTCGCCTCGCTGCGGCGGATCATGGTGTCGAGCGACGTGAAGCTGGCGGCCGCGGACATGGCCCGGGCCAAGGCACTCGGCGACACCACGGCGATGATCGAGGCACGCTTCACCATCCGGACCTATGTGAAGGCCAAGGTCGACAGCACCGCCACGGAGGCGCCCGATGCGCAATAA
- a CDS encoding PilN domain-containing protein codes for MITINLKPGVRRQVQKGPAFGGLQERLKGLSTGIKEPWLAFAVGSWVVVLLGLGGFFLATGSKLSALEPKLEAARTEQSRYQGFLTEKRHAERQRDSVLAQIGTIAAVDRDRYLWPHILDEVANAVPDYTWLVEVSQVGTGTPGTTADSSGIVAPPPVVRIVGLTNDLQHYTAFLRQLEASPWLADVMPIDAKTVVIQNRALTRFTLQASYSRADSTHIRTVPILESVVR; via the coding sequence ATGATCACTATCAATCTCAAGCCCGGAGTCCGGCGCCAGGTCCAGAAGGGACCGGCGTTCGGTGGGTTGCAGGAACGCCTGAAGGGACTGAGCACCGGCATCAAGGAGCCGTGGCTCGCCTTCGCCGTCGGCAGCTGGGTGGTGGTGCTGCTCGGCCTCGGTGGCTTCTTCCTCGCCACGGGCAGCAAGCTCAGTGCGCTGGAGCCGAAGCTCGAGGCTGCGCGCACCGAACAGAGCCGCTATCAGGGCTTCCTCACCGAGAAGCGCCACGCGGAACGCCAGCGTGACTCGGTGCTCGCCCAGATCGGCACCATCGCCGCCGTCGATCGCGACCGCTACCTCTGGCCGCACATTCTCGACGAAGTCGCCAACGCCGTGCCCGATTACACCTGGCTGGTCGAGGTGTCGCAGGTCGGCACCGGGACGCCGGGCACCACGGCCGACAGCAGTGGCATCGTGGCCCCGCCGCCGGTGGTGCGGATCGTCGGGCTGACCAATGACTTGCAGCACTACACCGCCTTCTTGCGGCAGCTCGAAGCCTCGCCCTGGCTCGCCGACGTGATGCCGATCGATGCGAAGACCGTGGTGATCCAGAATCGCGCGCTGACCCGCTTCACGTTGCAGGCGTCGTATTCGCGGGCCGACAGCACGCACATCCGCACGGTGCCGATCCTCGAATCGGTGGTGAGGTAA
- the pilM gene encoding type IV pilus assembly protein PilM yields MALFPRARSTVGLDIGSGYIKAVVINHGSGQPVLEKVAMARVPDDAIVEGEVMDPSLVAETVRSLLDRAQIKTREVAVAVGGRDVIIKKILMDRMRDAEAREVMPWEADQHVPFDKENVELDFQILDPDADGLQMQVLLVAAKRELVESKLVLLAEIGLEASVIDVEAFALHNAFERSYPEAMRGVVALANVGHETTTINLLEDGVPVLTRDLPVGVRRLREDLQRERGLAADAADRVVRGADLDPSLAPHVANRGEELALGIERAAAFLQTSSRPVAALSRLYLTGGGSRVPGLAGVLADRLRIPVTQAHPLERLSAAPGAFGDLNVDEIAPLLMLPVGLALRTAD; encoded by the coding sequence ATGGCGCTCTTCCCGCGCGCACGATCCACGGTCGGTCTCGACATTGGCAGCGGCTATATCAAAGCCGTCGTGATCAATCACGGTTCGGGGCAACCCGTCCTTGAGAAGGTTGCGATGGCCCGCGTGCCGGATGACGCGATCGTCGAAGGTGAAGTGATGGACCCCTCGCTGGTCGCCGAGACGGTGCGCAGCCTGCTGGACCGCGCCCAGATCAAGACCCGCGAAGTGGCGGTGGCCGTTGGTGGCCGCGACGTCATCATCAAGAAGATCCTCATGGATCGGATGCGTGATGCGGAAGCCCGCGAAGTCATGCCGTGGGAAGCCGACCAGCACGTCCCCTTCGACAAGGAAAATGTCGAGCTCGACTTCCAGATCCTCGATCCCGACGCCGACGGCCTGCAGATGCAGGTGTTGCTGGTGGCGGCGAAGCGGGAGCTGGTCGAGTCGAAGCTGGTGCTCCTCGCCGAGATCGGCCTGGAAGCCAGCGTGATCGATGTCGAAGCCTTCGCGCTGCACAACGCCTTCGAGCGCAGCTATCCCGAAGCGATGCGCGGTGTGGTGGCGCTGGCGAATGTCGGCCACGAGACCACGACCATCAATCTGCTCGAAGACGGCGTGCCGGTCCTCACCCGCGACTTGCCGGTGGGCGTCCGTCGCCTCCGCGAAGATCTGCAGCGTGAGCGCGGCCTGGCCGCCGACGCCGCCGATCGGGTGGTGCGCGGTGCCGATCTCGATCCGTCGCTGGCGCCGCACGTTGCCAACCGCGGTGAGGAACTGGCGCTCGGCATCGAGCGCGCGGCGGCCTTCCTGCAGACATCCTCGCGGCCCGTCGCCGCGTTGTCGCGACTCTATCTCACCGGCGGCGGTTCGCGCGTTCCCGGCCTCGCCGGGGTTCTCGCCGATCGCCTGCGCATTCCCGTGACCCAGGCGCATCCGCTCGAGCGGCTCTCCGCGGCGCCCGGCGCCTTCGGCGATCTGAACGTCGACGAGATCGCACCCTTGCTGATGCTCCCCGTCGGGCTCGCCCTGCGGACCGCGGACTGA
- a CDS encoding prepilin-type N-terminal cleavage/methylation domain-containing protein: protein MTLRLRTRGGQPAEGQSLLGWRRQRAGFTLIELLIVVVIIGLLAAIAIPKFAATKERAYVAKMRADLRNLATSQEAYFADFRAYYGGTVPSSQLVYNPSPGVSVTLAVGTTGWGATSSIVGTAKTCALYFGDGGPLGAATVEGLVACDS from the coding sequence GTGACACTTCGGCTCCGCACACGCGGTGGCCAGCCAGCCGAGGGGCAGTCGCTTCTCGGCTGGCGTCGTCAGCGCGCCGGCTTCACGCTCATCGAGTTGCTGATCGTGGTGGTGATCATCGGCCTCCTGGCCGCGATTGCCATCCCGAAGTTCGCGGCGACGAAGGAGCGGGCCTACGTGGCGAAGATGCGGGCGGACTTGCGGAACCTCGCGACGTCGCAGGAAGCCTACTTCGCCGACTTCCGCGCCTATTATGGCGGGACGGTGCCCTCCAGCCAGTTGGTCTACAACCCGTCCCCGGGCGTCTCGGTTACGCTCGCCGTGGGGACGACCGGCTGGGGCGCCACGTCGTCGATCGTCGGTACCGCGAAGACCTGTGCCCTGTACTTCGGGGACGGCGGCCCCTTGGGGGCCGCCACGGTCGAAGGGCTGGTTGCCTGCGATTCGTAG
- a CDS encoding prepilin-type N-terminal cleavage/methylation domain-containing protein produces MLSTNKKGFTLIELLIVVVIIGILAAIAIPKFAATKDKAKLASVKTDLRNIMTAEEAYFSDASAGYTSTLATTIFAPSAGNTFTVTGSASSYTATVTNASITVNPKSCTVTVGGSAATDGQISC; encoded by the coding sequence ATGCTGTCCACCAACAAGAAGGGCTTCACGCTGATCGAACTGCTCATCGTGGTCGTGATCATCGGCATTCTTGCCGCCATCGCGATTCCGAAGTTCGCGGCCACGAAGGACAAGGCCAAGCTGGCGTCGGTCAAGACCGACCTCCGCAACATCATGACGGCCGAAGAGGCGTACTTCTCTGACGCGTCGGCCGGCTACACGTCGACCCTGGCGACGACCATCTTCGCTCCGTCGGCCGGCAACACCTTCACGGTCACCGGTTCGGCGAGCAGCTACACCGCGACCGTCACCAACGCGTCGATCACGGTCAACCCGAAGTCCTGCACCGTCACGGTTGGCGGCTCTGCGGCGACCGACGGCCAGATCAGCTGCTAA
- a CDS encoding fused MFS/spermidine synthase, whose amino-acid sequence MTAAKSPRTVPFLYALFLLSGAAGLCYESVWSRYLGLFVGHAAYAQVLVLAIFLGGMSLGAALISRRARTIARPLMAYAVMEAVAGLIGLGFHDLFNVVTGAAYQGLLPGLASGPMRTAATWSIAALLILPQSILLGTTFPLMSAAVLRLAPAAPGRVLGWLYFTNSLGAAIGVLIAGFVLVERTGLPGVLAAAATANLLVALVAFVLARRAVDAGDAAEAPAPTGAGASQSQRRLLLWAAGLTAFASFCYEIDWIRMLSLVLGSATHSFELMLSAFILGLALGAFWIRRRSDGTADPFVQLGTIQIVMGVLAVATLPLYAASFPVMALLLTTVSRSAAGYVAFSFVRYLLCLVIMLPATFCAGMTLPLLTRALIARGEGEAAIGRVYAVNTLGSIIGVIAASLLLLPLLGLMGLAVVAGIVDIGVGIALLRASPAGARTLRWGVLAIVAVVVVGVVTPLDRTVLVSGVFRGSSLAVARSVTLPFYADGRTATVSLSESPDGFRVLATNGKADASLSAFARQGCTDSTVRRRIEGDQVTQLLLGMIPLAYHPQGGRAAVIGLGSGVTSHILLAAPALTEVVTVEIEPKMVEAAQFFRPANRRTFDAERSTIVLEDAKAYFASSNRKWDLIVSEPSNPWVSGVSGLFTVEFYRRIRGQMAANGVFAQWLQTYELDDDLVLSVLAAVHEVFPDYRVHQVGAGDLVLVASAEGPLPPPNWTSVLSLPALGRDLCHYVPLDASVLDATLLADRRLLAPAVALVGQPNSDYYPTLDLQAERRRFERRAAVGMMALGDDWLNATHALTRTAVPPREAEVLTMLGMRRESAQWRRTWQRRSAPPPQDAPGFLHDLRYDALGWDAVLAHDAPPADWRPWLAQFQRVVETREGGTAGWVDTTLAANAMGFAVRHGAPPEVLAVLAFRRAVQGWDDVGVLRAAGRLIVPGVRTLEWIGGDELHDGAVIAALRLGDRAEVLAWDRRTAPLAQRASSDFRSRLLSGWIRASAGPASSTPP is encoded by the coding sequence ATGACCGCCGCAAAGTCGCCACGCACGGTCCCGTTCCTCTACGCGCTCTTCCTGCTCAGCGGGGCCGCGGGACTCTGCTACGAATCGGTATGGAGCCGCTACCTCGGGCTCTTCGTCGGGCACGCCGCGTACGCGCAGGTCCTGGTGCTGGCGATCTTCCTCGGCGGGATGTCGCTCGGGGCCGCGCTGATTTCGCGCCGGGCGCGGACGATCGCGCGCCCATTGATGGCGTACGCCGTGATGGAGGCGGTCGCCGGACTGATCGGCCTCGGCTTTCATGACCTGTTCAACGTCGTCACGGGGGCCGCATATCAGGGGCTGCTTCCGGGGCTCGCGAGCGGACCGATGCGCACCGCCGCCACATGGAGCATCGCGGCCCTGCTGATCCTGCCGCAATCGATCCTGCTCGGCACCACCTTCCCGTTGATGAGCGCCGCCGTGCTGCGGCTGGCGCCGGCCGCCCCCGGTCGCGTCCTCGGCTGGCTGTACTTCACGAACTCCCTCGGTGCCGCCATCGGCGTGCTGATCGCCGGCTTCGTGCTCGTCGAGCGGACCGGACTCCCGGGGGTGCTCGCAGCGGCCGCCACCGCGAACCTCCTGGTCGCACTGGTGGCGTTCGTCCTCGCGCGGCGTGCGGTCGATGCGGGTGATGCCGCCGAGGCGCCGGCGCCGACTGGTGCGGGTGCATCACAGTCGCAGCGACGGTTGTTGCTCTGGGCGGCGGGGCTGACGGCGTTCGCCTCCTTCTGCTACGAGATCGACTGGATCCGGATGCTGTCGCTGGTCCTCGGCAGCGCCACGCATTCGTTCGAGTTGATGCTCTCCGCCTTCATTCTCGGGCTCGCGCTCGGTGCCTTCTGGATCCGGCGCCGCAGCGACGGTACCGCCGATCCCTTCGTGCAGCTCGGCACCATTCAGATCGTGATGGGTGTGCTCGCCGTGGCCACGCTGCCGCTCTACGCCGCCTCCTTCCCGGTGATGGCGCTGCTGCTGACCACAGTCAGCCGAAGTGCCGCCGGATACGTCGCCTTCTCGTTCGTCCGCTACCTGCTCTGCCTGGTGATCATGTTGCCGGCCACCTTCTGCGCCGGCATGACGCTGCCGTTGCTCACGCGCGCGCTGATCGCGCGTGGCGAGGGCGAGGCGGCGATCGGTCGGGTGTATGCGGTCAACACCCTCGGGTCGATCATCGGGGTGATCGCGGCGAGCCTGCTCCTGCTGCCGTTGCTGGGGCTGATGGGCCTTGCCGTGGTGGCCGGGATTGTGGACATCGGAGTCGGCATCGCACTGCTGCGCGCCTCCCCCGCGGGTGCGCGCACGCTGCGTTGGGGTGTCCTCGCCATTGTGGCCGTGGTGGTGGTGGGCGTGGTCACGCCGCTCGACCGCACGGTGCTGGTCTCCGGCGTGTTCCGCGGCTCGTCGCTCGCGGTGGCGCGCTCGGTCACCTTGCCGTTCTACGCCGATGGCCGCACGGCAACAGTCTCGCTCAGCGAGAGCCCCGATGGCTTCCGCGTCCTCGCCACCAACGGCAAGGCGGACGCATCGCTCTCTGCCTTTGCGCGTCAGGGATGCACCGACTCGACCGTACGTCGCCGCATCGAGGGCGATCAGGTCACCCAACTCCTGCTCGGCATGATCCCGCTGGCCTACCATCCGCAAGGTGGCCGCGCGGCCGTGATCGGCCTCGGCTCCGGGGTGACCTCGCACATCCTGCTGGCGGCGCCAGCCCTCACGGAGGTCGTGACGGTCGAGATCGAGCCGAAGATGGTCGAGGCGGCGCAGTTCTTTCGTCCCGCCAATCGGCGGACGTTCGACGCCGAGCGCTCCACCATCGTGCTGGAAGATGCCAAGGCGTACTTCGCGTCCTCCAACCGGAAGTGGGACCTGATCGTCTCGGAGCCGTCGAATCCGTGGGTGAGCGGCGTCTCGGGATTGTTCACGGTGGAGTTCTACCGACGCATTCGCGGCCAGATGGCAGCCAACGGCGTCTTCGCCCAATGGCTGCAGACCTATGAGCTCGACGACGACCTGGTGTTGTCGGTCCTCGCCGCCGTGCACGAGGTCTTTCCCGACTACCGCGTCCACCAGGTCGGTGCCGGTGACCTCGTGCTCGTGGCTTCGGCAGAGGGCCCGCTTCCTCCACCGAACTGGACGTCGGTGCTCTCACTGCCTGCGTTGGGACGCGACCTCTGCCACTACGTCCCGCTCGACGCAAGCGTGCTCGATGCCACGCTCCTCGCCGACCGGCGCTTGCTTGCCCCGGCCGTGGCACTCGTCGGGCAGCCGAACTCCGACTACTACCCCACGCTCGACTTGCAGGCCGAGCGTCGTCGCTTCGAGCGACGCGCCGCGGTGGGGATGATGGCGCTTGGCGATGATTGGCTCAACGCCACGCACGCGCTGACGCGCACGGCGGTCCCGCCGCGCGAGGCGGAAGTGCTGACGATGCTGGGGATGCGGCGCGAGTCGGCCCAGTGGCGACGCACCTGGCAACGACGAAGCGCCCCGCCGCCTCAGGATGCGCCGGGCTTCCTGCACGATCTCCGCTACGACGCGCTCGGCTGGGACGCCGTCCTGGCGCACGATGCGCCCCCGGCGGACTGGCGGCCCTGGCTGGCGCAGTTCCAGCGCGTCGTGGAGACACGCGAGGGCGGCACCGCGGGATGGGTCGACACCACCCTCGCCGCCAACGCGATGGGATTTGCGGTGCGCCATGGCGCGCCGCCGGAGGTGCTCGCCGTGCTGGCCTTCCGCCGGGCGGTGCAGGGTTGGGATGACGTCGGGGTGCTGCGCGCTGCGGGCCGGCTGATTGTGCCCGGCGTGCGCACGCTGGAGTGGATCGGCGGCGATGAGTTGCACGATGGCGCCGTGATCGCGGCGCTGCGACTCGGTGACCGCGCCGAGGTCCTCGCGTGGGACCGGCGAACGGCGCCGCTCGCCCAGCGTGCCAGCAGCGATTTCCGATCGCGACTGTTGAGCGGCTGGATCAGGGCGAGTGCGGGCCCCGCCTCGTCCACGCCACCGTGA
- a CDS encoding methyltransferase domain-containing protein, which yields MIPDGVDSLERIVPTQLAGDDVTGRATLALHLERYAWAVAHVPRGLTLDLACGVGYGSVMLATRDADSFVVAADIAASALDEARRSYRHARVAHVRGDGAGWCRPGRFAAIVSLETVEHVDDPRGLLRDFARLLREDGVLVTSVPVTPSVDANPHHRTDFTEASLLALGRAVGLEPVAMLRQVQPYSLIAVVSRTERRTRDLRPSLLQYYLRHPTAAWRRVWSTLRHGFTNHYLTVAWTRRGPHSP from the coding sequence GTGATCCCGGACGGCGTGGATTCGCTTGAACGGATCGTCCCGACGCAGTTGGCCGGCGATGATGTCACCGGCCGCGCGACGTTGGCGCTGCACCTCGAGCGGTACGCCTGGGCGGTGGCGCACGTGCCGCGCGGCCTGACGCTCGATCTCGCGTGCGGGGTCGGCTACGGCAGCGTGATGTTGGCGACCCGCGATGCGGACTCGTTCGTCGTGGCGGCCGACATCGCCGCGTCGGCGCTCGACGAGGCGCGCCGCAGCTATCGGCACGCGCGGGTGGCCCATGTGCGGGGCGATGGGGCCGGCTGGTGTCGCCCTGGCCGGTTTGCGGCGATCGTCTCGCTGGAAACCGTCGAGCATGTCGACGATCCGCGCGGTCTGCTGCGTGACTTTGCCCGGCTGCTCCGCGAGGATGGCGTGCTGGTCACCTCGGTGCCGGTCACGCCATCGGTCGATGCCAACCCGCATCACCGCACCGACTTCACCGAAGCCTCGTTGCTCGCCCTCGGACGCGCGGTCGGCCTCGAGCCGGTGGCCATGCTCCGTCAGGTCCAGCCGTATTCACTGATCGCGGTGGTGTCGCGCACGGAGCGACGCACCCGCGACCTGCGACCCAGCCTGCTGCAGTACTATCTCCGGCATCCGACGGCGGCATGGCGCCGCGTCTGGTCCACCCTGCGCCACGGCTTCACCAATCACTACCTCACGGTGGCGTGGACGAGGCGGGGCCCGCACTCGCCCTGA
- a CDS encoding glycosyltransferase family 39 protein has protein sequence MIVGLTLVLVGRRASASLPAAPAWLAAPLFPLMVGVATAGLTAWIWGGFRPEAAWHDEAAYRLQAELLAHFRLAREGVAVPAAFTQAAVLVTPVVAPKMLPGHALMLVPGIWLGLPGLMPILLAGATAAMLVVLARRLGGPGLAILTVTLWTTQAGQQRWRASYMSESTTALCWLVGWWCLLEWRQSRQTRWLLGLAAVAGLGAVTRPLTMLVFILPVGVVVLRDTLRSGRWRPLLGAMTLGMLCLAIAPLQNQATLGSWRRSPLALYTAQYMPFDRLGFGLDVTPPSLALTSDLDRAMVELRERHREHQPQQLPQILWTRLTTIATSTFFGWRIVLVPFAALGLVLLPAAGWFALGTGVLLVLAYLGYAHEASWTAYYVEAMPAMAFVVALGVAEVLRRMTRTPAAPPAVAAAGALVLLIAGSDDVRWARQFSAHRQAPVKRFAQAVASAGAAGGLIFVSYRDGDDPHLSLVRNVADPETAEVITVHALDETTNRTVMRSMPTRTTWRYTVATGELQRWTP, from the coding sequence ATGATCGTTGGCCTGACGCTGGTGCTGGTCGGACGCCGCGCCTCGGCATCCCTGCCGGCCGCCCCAGCCTGGCTGGCGGCGCCGCTCTTCCCCCTGATGGTGGGGGTGGCGACAGCCGGGCTGACGGCGTGGATCTGGGGGGGATTCCGACCCGAGGCGGCCTGGCATGACGAGGCGGCGTACCGACTCCAGGCCGAGCTGTTGGCGCACTTCCGTCTCGCGCGCGAGGGAGTCGCCGTGCCGGCGGCGTTCACGCAGGCCGCCGTGCTCGTCACTCCGGTCGTCGCCCCGAAGATGCTCCCCGGGCATGCCCTGATGTTGGTGCCCGGCATCTGGCTGGGCCTCCCCGGGCTGATGCCGATCCTCCTGGCCGGCGCCACCGCGGCGATGCTGGTGGTCCTCGCCCGGCGGCTCGGTGGCCCCGGCCTCGCGATCCTCACCGTGACGCTCTGGACCACCCAGGCGGGGCAGCAGCGATGGCGCGCGTCGTACATGTCGGAGTCGACCACCGCGCTCTGCTGGCTCGTGGGTTGGTGGTGCCTGCTGGAGTGGCGACAGTCACGCCAGACGCGATGGCTGCTTGGCCTCGCAGCGGTCGCCGGACTCGGCGCGGTGACCCGCCCATTGACGATGCTGGTCTTCATTCTCCCTGTCGGCGTGGTCGTCCTCCGCGACACGCTGCGGTCGGGGCGCTGGCGTCCACTGCTCGGCGCGATGACGCTCGGCATGCTTTGCCTCGCGATCGCCCCGCTGCAGAATCAGGCGACCCTCGGCTCGTGGCGTCGCAGCCCACTGGCACTCTACACCGCGCAGTACATGCCGTTCGATCGCCTCGGCTTCGGCCTCGATGTCACCCCGCCATCACTGGCGCTCACGTCCGATCTTGATCGGGCCATGGTCGAACTGCGTGAACGCCACCGCGAGCATCAACCGCAGCAGTTGCCGCAGATTCTCTGGACGCGACTGACCACCATCGCCACCTCCACCTTCTTCGGCTGGCGTATCGTGCTCGTCCCCTTCGCCGCGCTGGGGCTCGTCCTCCTGCCGGCCGCGGGTTGGTTTGCGCTCGGCACGGGAGTGTTGCTGGTGCTGGCCTATCTGGGCTATGCGCATGAAGCCAGCTGGACGGCCTACTACGTCGAGGCGATGCCCGCGATGGCGTTCGTGGTGGCGCTCGGTGTTGCCGAGGTGTTGCGGCGGATGACGCGCACGCCGGCGGCGCCTCCGGCCGTGGCGGCCGCGGGCGCGCTGGTGCTGCTCATCGCCGGGAGTGACGACGTCCGTTGGGCGCGCCAATTCAGCGCCCATCGGCAGGCGCCCGTCAAACGCTTTGCGCAGGCCGTGGCGAGCGCGGGAGCGGCCGGCGGGCTGATCTTTGTCAGCTATCGCGACGGTGATGATCCGCACCTGAGCCTGGTGCGTAACGTGGCTGACCCCGAGACCGCCGAGGTGATCACCGTGCATGCACTCGACGAGACGACCAACCGCACGGTGATGCGGAGCATGCCCACGCGCACCACCTGGCGCTACACCGTGGCGACCGGCGAGCTGCAGCGGTGGACCCCGTGA
- a CDS encoding glycosyltransferase family 2 protein, producing MPRRGVRPAPASGQRSWRAAGRSVASDSQERGRDLNRRRRVHVPQQREDDAIRNGCWVVIAAYREATAIGAVVHGLREHGWRVVVVDDGSADATAAVARAAGATVVRHAVNLGQGAALRTGFAFALADPSTRAVVTFDADGQHAPEAVAALLAPLQRGEADATLGSRFLDPAATADVPPLRRHLLRLATRLARLTTGLPLTDTHNGLRGFTREALGRLTLTQDRMAHASEILSQLARHGLRVREVSVAIRYSEYSVAKGQRMIDAVTILWDLFLTRAR from the coding sequence ATGCCGAGGCGCGGCGTCCGACCAGCACCAGCGTCAGGCCAACGATCATGGCGAGCAGCAGGGAGGTCGGTGGCATCAGACTCGCAGGAGAGGGGGAGAGACTTGAATCGCCGGAGGCGAGTGCACGTGCCGCAACAGCGCGAAGATGATGCCATCCGGAACGGCTGTTGGGTGGTGATCGCCGCCTACCGGGAGGCCACCGCCATCGGGGCCGTGGTGCACGGGCTCCGCGAGCACGGCTGGCGCGTCGTGGTGGTGGACGACGGCTCGGCCGATGCCACCGCCGCGGTGGCCCGCGCGGCGGGGGCGACCGTGGTGCGTCATGCCGTGAACCTGGGGCAAGGTGCGGCACTGCGGACCGGCTTCGCCTTCGCCCTGGCAGACCCCAGCACCCGTGCGGTGGTCACCTTCGATGCCGACGGGCAGCACGCCCCGGAGGCGGTCGCTGCGCTGCTGGCCCCGCTCCAGCGCGGCGAGGCCGACGCGACGCTCGGCTCGCGCTTCCTCGATCCGGCCGCGACGGCTGATGTGCCACCGCTCCGTCGGCACCTGCTCCGACTCGCCACGCGACTGGCCCGACTCACGACCGGCCTCCCCCTCACCGACACGCACAACGGACTCCGCGGCTTCACGCGCGAAGCCCTCGGCCGATTGACGCTGACACAGGATCGGATGGCCCACGCGTCGGAGATCCTGTCGCAGCTCGCCCGGCACGGCCTCCGCGTCCGCGAGGTCTCCGTCGCGATTCGCTACAGCGAGTATTCCGTCGCGAAGGGCCAGCGGATGATCGATGCGGTGACGATTCTCTGGGATCTCTTCCTTACCCGAGCACGGTGA
- a CDS encoding DUF2304 domain-containing protein: protein MTTSQLVLLGLIGLFIVYVVRMRSASADRLMYLGLAALGIGLVLNPELTNRAAAALGIGRGADLMFYFFIVFCLFHFAATAATLRRLQRDLGELTRVIALQRAESPPDQRPATPPRGG from the coding sequence ATGACCACCTCGCAGCTCGTCCTCCTCGGTCTCATCGGTCTCTTCATCGTCTACGTCGTGCGGATGCGAAGCGCATCGGCCGATCGTCTGATGTATCTCGGTCTGGCCGCCCTGGGCATCGGGCTGGTGCTCAACCCCGAGCTGACCAATCGGGCGGCCGCCGCGCTCGGCATCGGGCGCGGCGCCGACCTGATGTTCTACTTCTTCATCGTCTTCTGTCTCTTCCACTTCGCCGCCACCGCCGCGACGCTCCGCAGGCTGCAGCGCGATCTCGGCGAGCTCACCCGCGTGATTGCGCTGCAGCGTGCTGAGTCACCGCCCGATCAGCGGCCGGCCACGCCACCGCGTGGCGGATAG
- a CDS encoding glycosyltransferase yields MALVIPAWNEAGRLHDAAFLAFVESQDTVDLHFVDDGSQDATPARLAALATAAPGRITVQRLQPNRGKAEAVRAGLLAALAEGYPLVGYLDADLAAPLETALLLRDELVRWPTVSMVLGSRVKLLGWHIHRSERRHYLGRIFATCASITLALPVYDTQCGAKAMRGGPALDALLQAPFLSRWLFDVELIARLRDAAGESALRELPLPRWEDPGGSSVGLKDFVRAPLELWRIWRRYPPRGGVAGR; encoded by the coding sequence ATGGCGTTGGTCATCCCGGCGTGGAATGAGGCAGGGCGGCTGCACGACGCGGCGTTTCTCGCGTTCGTCGAATCGCAGGACACCGTCGACCTGCACTTCGTGGATGATGGCAGTCAGGACGCGACGCCGGCGCGGCTCGCGGCCCTCGCGACGGCGGCCCCCGGACGGATCACCGTGCAGCGGCTGCAGCCCAATCGGGGGAAGGCGGAGGCGGTGCGCGCCGGCCTGCTGGCGGCGCTGGCCGAGGGCTATCCGCTCGTCGGCTACCTCGATGCCGATCTCGCCGCCCCGCTCGAGACTGCCCTCCTGCTGCGCGACGAACTCGTTCGTTGGCCGACCGTCTCGATGGTGCTCGGTTCACGCGTCAAGCTGCTCGGCTGGCACATCCATCGGTCGGAGCGCCGCCACTACCTCGGCCGAATCTTCGCCACCTGCGCGTCGATCACCCTGGCCCTGCCGGTCTACGACACGCAGTGCGGGGCGAAGGCGATGCGCGGCGGCCCCGCGCTCGACGCCCTGCTGCAGGCGCCGTTCCTCTCGCGCTGGCTCTTCGATGTGGAATTGATTGCCCGGCTGCGCGACGCGGCGGGCGAGTCGGCGCTGCGCGAACTGCCGCTGCCGCGATGGGAAGATCCGGGTGGATCGAGCGTGGGACTCAAGGATTTCGTGCGGGCACCGCTGGAGCTGTGGCGAATCTGGCGCCGCTATCCGCCACGCGGTGGCGTGGCCGGCCGCTGA